A single genomic interval of Ramlibacter pinisoli harbors:
- a CDS encoding glutathione S-transferase family protein, which yields MLKLYIGNKNYSSWSMRPWVLLRQAGIPFEEIRVRFDSFDPGSQFKATLAGINPVGKVPVLVDGELAVWDSLAIAETVAEAWPDRQLWPQDRQARARARSICAEMHAGFSALRTHCPMNIEARLPEVGALVWRDRPAVRADVERLVTMWTGLLRQHGGPMLFGEFGIADAYFAPVCMRLRTYALPVPAAVTDYIERVCSLPGVADWIEGALAEQDFLDFEEPYRTRR from the coding sequence ATGCTCAAGCTCTACATCGGCAACAAGAACTACTCGTCCTGGTCGATGCGGCCCTGGGTGCTGCTGCGCCAGGCCGGCATCCCGTTCGAGGAAATCCGGGTCCGCTTCGACTCGTTCGATCCCGGCTCGCAGTTCAAGGCCACCCTGGCCGGCATCAACCCGGTGGGCAAGGTGCCGGTGCTGGTGGACGGCGAGCTGGCGGTCTGGGACTCGCTGGCCATCGCCGAGACCGTCGCCGAGGCCTGGCCCGACCGGCAACTGTGGCCGCAGGACCGCCAGGCGCGCGCCCGCGCCCGCAGCATCTGCGCCGAGATGCACGCCGGCTTCAGCGCCCTGCGGACCCACTGCCCGATGAACATCGAGGCCCGGCTGCCCGAGGTCGGGGCCCTGGTCTGGCGCGACCGGCCGGCGGTGCGCGCCGACGTCGAGCGGCTGGTGACGATGTGGACCGGCCTGCTGCGCCAGCACGGCGGCCCGATGCTGTTCGGCGAGTTTGGCATCGCCGACGCCTACTTCGCGCCGGTGTGCATGCGGCTGCGCACCTATGCGCTGCCGGTGCCCGCCGCGGTGACCGACTACATCGAGCGTGTCTGCTCGCTGCCCGGTGTGGCGGACTGGATCGAGGGCGCGCTGGCCGAACAGGATTTCCTCGACTTCGAAGAGCCCTACCGCACCCGGCGCTAG
- a CDS encoding AAA family ATPase, with protein sequence MTSSSLACPACGFGCEAGFAFCPRCGAALARAAPEPAADRRQVTVVFADLTGFTSLAERLDPEMLRTFQNALFETLAQAVARHDGFVEKFVGDAAMAVFGAPVAHEDDPLRALEAARQMMDGVERLSRAWAGRLGRPVTLHIGVHTGAVVAGSLGHGAGGAYAVTGDTVNTAARLLAAAAPGTVLVSDATRGLVRHRYAFEPATELALRGKAQAVLTHRLVGVRSDAGPARGLAEFGLAAPLVGRDRALAQLSGAFDGLQRGRAAFVVVVGEAGAGKSRLVAEWFARLEREDRLGTVTVRRASCASLGEPTYGTFGALFREAYRLDAGDTLDVARHKLQEGLQALGADADETDAVARVLNYLLGIDDTRPRDIDPEQLQRQITLAARALIERRLACQPLLIVIDDLHWADAASVDLLCEVADQLADRPLMLLVSQRPDARLPRTARVPQSTIELGPLDDDDTRALVTHLLGAAAGDAAATVRELVAARAGGNPLFVEEIVRSLAARGQLAGGDGGRRSDTPGAAVDVPTTLYGLLLSRIDRLRPEARRTLQEAAVLGARFERALLEQVATVPHATGVALDRLAADDLIRADGPGGQHWRFSHVLLHEVAYQNLLLARRTDLHERVGRALEAAAGGEPGNPRRLAELEALGHHWSLSPDKLRGARYLLAAGDWARAVYANDDALRHYRRALDTLGETAADAAAPAVDAVTCDARERLADLLGLQGRRDDALAQYDLIQRAAPVAHDPVRAARVLRKTGGLHWEAGDRERAGVCFRAGLERLGDGGDPIERAHLFQEMGRLAFRAGDNAQALALAQRALAELPASGATRDAVLVEAEACNTLGIALARLGRPSEAVEQIERSVRRAEAHEMLQAACRGYTNLGVLYASLDPQRSIDTCLRGLETARKVGDLGFQSRLYANLAVAYCALTNRCEAEGVAAARAAAALDRRLGLLDHLAVPLIVLGQIHQCHGDHARAFASYEEALQLAEQIDEPQLLFPCYDGLATLYLDTGRPEQAETHLEKAREVCERAGLEPDALMVLPFLC encoded by the coding sequence ATGACCTCGTCCAGCCTCGCTTGTCCGGCGTGCGGCTTTGGCTGCGAAGCCGGCTTCGCGTTCTGCCCGCGCTGCGGCGCAGCGCTCGCGCGCGCCGCCCCCGAGCCCGCGGCCGACCGTCGCCAGGTCACCGTGGTGTTCGCCGACCTGACCGGGTTCACGTCGCTGGCCGAGCGGCTCGACCCCGAAATGCTGCGCACGTTCCAGAACGCGCTGTTCGAGACCCTCGCGCAGGCCGTCGCCCGCCACGACGGCTTCGTGGAGAAGTTCGTCGGCGACGCGGCGATGGCGGTGTTCGGCGCGCCCGTCGCGCACGAGGACGACCCGCTGCGCGCGCTCGAGGCGGCGCGGCAGATGATGGACGGCGTCGAGCGCCTGAGCCGGGCCTGGGCGGGGCGCCTGGGGCGGCCGGTGACGCTGCACATCGGCGTCCACACCGGGGCGGTTGTCGCCGGCAGCCTCGGGCACGGCGCCGGTGGCGCCTACGCGGTCACCGGGGACACCGTGAACACGGCGGCCCGGCTGCTCGCGGCCGCCGCGCCGGGGACGGTGCTGGTGTCGGACGCCACGCGCGGGCTGGTGCGGCACCGCTATGCCTTCGAGCCGGCCACCGAACTCGCGCTGCGCGGCAAGGCGCAGGCGGTGCTGACCCATCGCCTCGTCGGCGTGCGCAGCGACGCCGGGCCGGCGCGCGGCCTGGCCGAGTTCGGGCTGGCCGCGCCGCTGGTCGGGCGCGACCGGGCGCTGGCGCAACTGTCGGGCGCATTCGACGGCTTGCAGCGCGGCCGGGCCGCGTTCGTCGTCGTCGTCGGCGAGGCCGGCGCCGGCAAGTCCCGGCTGGTGGCGGAGTGGTTCGCGCGCCTCGAGCGCGAGGACCGGCTCGGGACCGTCACGGTGCGGCGTGCCAGCTGCGCATCGCTCGGCGAACCGACCTACGGCACCTTCGGCGCGCTGTTCCGCGAGGCCTACCGGCTCGATGCCGGCGACACGCTGGACGTCGCCCGGCACAAGCTGCAGGAGGGCCTGCAGGCCCTGGGCGCCGACGCCGACGAGACCGATGCGGTGGCACGGGTCCTGAACTACCTGCTCGGCATCGACGACACCCGGCCGCGCGACATCGACCCGGAGCAATTGCAGCGCCAGATCACGCTGGCCGCGCGTGCACTGATCGAGCGGCGGCTGGCCTGCCAGCCGCTGCTCATCGTCATCGACGACCTGCACTGGGCCGATGCGGCGTCGGTGGACCTGCTGTGCGAGGTCGCCGACCAGCTTGCGGACCGGCCGCTGATGCTGCTCGTCTCCCAGCGTCCGGATGCGCGACTGCCCCGCACCGCGCGGGTGCCGCAGTCGACGATCGAGCTCGGGCCGCTGGACGACGACGACACGCGCGCGCTCGTGACCCACCTGCTCGGCGCCGCGGCCGGCGACGCCGCGGCGACGGTGCGCGAACTGGTCGCGGCGCGGGCCGGCGGCAACCCGCTCTTCGTCGAGGAGATCGTTCGCAGCCTCGCCGCCCGCGGCCAGCTCGCCGGCGGCGACGGCGGCCGGCGCAGCGACACGCCAGGCGCCGCCGTCGATGTCCCGACGACCCTGTACGGCCTGCTGCTCTCGCGCATCGACCGCCTGCGGCCCGAGGCACGCCGCACCCTGCAGGAGGCGGCGGTGCTCGGCGCGCGATTCGAGCGCGCGCTGCTGGAGCAGGTGGCGACGGTGCCCCACGCGACCGGCGTCGCGCTCGACCGCCTGGCCGCGGACGACCTGATCCGCGCCGACGGGCCGGGGGGCCAGCACTGGCGTTTCAGCCACGTGCTGCTGCACGAGGTGGCCTACCAGAACCTGCTGCTGGCGCGGCGCACCGACCTGCACGAGCGCGTCGGCCGCGCGCTCGAAGCCGCAGCCGGCGGCGAGCCCGGCAACCCGCGGCGCCTGGCCGAGCTCGAAGCCCTGGGCCACCACTGGAGCCTGTCGCCGGACAAGCTGCGCGGCGCCCGCTACCTGCTGGCGGCCGGCGACTGGGCGCGCGCGGTCTATGCCAACGACGACGCGCTGCGCCACTACCGGCGCGCGCTGGACACGCTGGGCGAGACGGCTGCGGACGCCGCAGCGCCCGCGGTCGACGCAGTGACCTGCGATGCGCGCGAGCGCCTGGCCGACCTGCTGGGCCTGCAAGGCCGGCGCGACGACGCCCTCGCGCAATACGACCTCATCCAGCGGGCCGCGCCGGTGGCGCACGATCCGGTGCGCGCGGCGCGCGTCCTGCGCAAGACCGGAGGCCTGCACTGGGAGGCCGGTGACCGCGAGCGGGCCGGCGTCTGCTTCCGCGCCGGCCTGGAGCGGCTGGGCGACGGCGGTGATCCGATCGAACGCGCGCACCTGTTCCAGGAGATGGGCCGGCTCGCATTCCGTGCCGGCGACAACGCCCAGGCGCTGGCCCTGGCGCAACGCGCACTCGCCGAGTTGCCGGCGAGCGGGGCGACGCGCGACGCCGTCCTCGTCGAGGCCGAGGCCTGCAACACGCTGGGCATCGCGCTGGCCCGCCTGGGCCGGCCGTCCGAGGCGGTCGAGCAGATCGAGCGCAGCGTGCGCCGGGCCGAGGCCCACGAGATGCTGCAGGCGGCGTGCCGCGGCTACACCAACCTCGGCGTGCTGTACGCCTCGCTGGACCCGCAACGCAGCATCGACACCTGCCTGCGGGGGCTGGAGACGGCCCGCAAGGTCGGCGACCTGGGCTTCCAGTCGCGCCTGTACGCGAACCTGGCGGTCGCCTATTGCGCGCTGACGAACCGGTGCGAGGCCGAGGGCGTGGCGGCGGCACGCGCGGCCGCCGCCCTGGACCGCCGGCTCGGGCTGCTCGACCACCTGGCCGTGCCGCTGATCGTGCTGGGCCAGATCCACCAGTGCCACGGCGACCATGCGCGTGCCTTCGCGTCGTACGAAGAAGCGTTGCAACTCGCCGAGCAGATCGATGAGCCGCAACTGCTGTTCCCCTGCTACGATGGTTTGGCGACGTTGTATCTCGACACGGGGCGGCCTGAGCAGGCTGAAACCCACCTCGAGAAGGCGCGGGAGGTCTGCGAACGCGCCGGCCTCGAGCCCGACGCGCTGATGGTGCTTCCATTCCTCTGCTGA
- a CDS encoding LysR substrate-binding domain-containing protein — protein sequence MLHSQTHLRTRPVSAGYLRAFEAVARHLNFRAAAEEMALTQSAVSRQIQSLEEEVGVSLFLRHTRAVELTTAGSQLLLAVNNGLPRIDAAVRQIRQSAGRKSVSITTFASFASMWLIPRLEQFQRDHPDIDIRIDATDTSLDLELADVDLALRYGPAANMPPKSVRLFGEQLTPVASPWLLKSGSAVHKPADLAQFAFIEAGDANRSHLEWLTWRRWLDGHQLTRLQPKRWLYFNYAYQMVQAALTGQGVVLARLPMVAESLANGDLIEPLPRLRIDSPMAYWLIVGPRGAHRPEITGFCDWLQLQARSTRQTIGEVPDPDTVDDID from the coding sequence ATGCTCCACTCCCAGACCCACCTGCGCACCCGCCCGGTGTCGGCCGGCTACCTGCGGGCCTTCGAGGCGGTCGCCCGGCACCTGAACTTCCGCGCCGCGGCCGAGGAAATGGCGCTCACGCAGTCAGCCGTCAGCCGCCAGATCCAGTCGCTGGAAGAGGAAGTGGGCGTGTCGCTGTTCCTGCGGCACACGCGGGCGGTGGAACTCACCACCGCCGGCAGCCAGCTGCTGCTGGCGGTGAACAACGGGCTGCCGCGCATCGACGCCGCGGTGCGCCAGATCCGCCAGAGCGCCGGCCGCAAGAGCGTGTCCATCACCACCTTCGCCTCGTTCGCCTCGATGTGGCTGATCCCGCGGCTGGAGCAGTTCCAGCGCGACCACCCCGACATCGACATCCGCATCGACGCCACCGACACCAGCCTGGACCTGGAGCTGGCCGACGTCGACCTGGCGCTGCGCTACGGGCCGGCGGCCAACATGCCGCCCAAGTCGGTGCGGCTGTTCGGCGAGCAGCTGACACCGGTGGCCAGCCCCTGGCTGCTCAAGAGCGGCAGCGCCGTGCACAAGCCGGCCGACCTGGCGCAGTTCGCGTTCATCGAGGCCGGCGACGCCAACCGCTCGCACCTGGAGTGGCTGACCTGGCGCCGCTGGCTCGACGGCCACCAGCTCACGCGCCTGCAGCCCAAGCGCTGGCTGTACTTCAACTACGCCTACCAGATGGTGCAGGCCGCCCTGACGGGCCAGGGCGTGGTGCTGGCCCGGCTGCCGATGGTGGCCGAGAGCCTGGCCAACGGCGACCTGATCGAGCCGCTGCCGCGGCTGCGCATCGATTCGCCCATGGCCTACTGGCTCATCGTCGGTCCGCGCGGCGCCCACCGCCCCGAGATCACCGGCTTTTGCGACTGGCTGCAGTTGCAGGCCCGGTCGACACGCCAGACCATCGGCGAGGTGCCGGACCCCGACACCGTCGACGACATCGACTGA
- a CDS encoding DUF2917 domain-containing protein: MSMTALLHPQQSTTRLSGTWKLAQGRATTLRPREDGVLRVAHGRVWLTFDGPHAGPANDFGDRVLGAGDSVRVAAGRRLVLESCDAARPVYFSWDFETAPQPAAARAVEQSWSDLRLALALGLRSAGRLARALVALGAGTLLPRPVPVPAR, translated from the coding sequence ATGTCCATGACCGCGCTGCTGCATCCGCAACAATCGACCACCCGCCTGAGCGGCACCTGGAAGCTGGCGCAGGGCCGTGCGACCACGCTGCGCCCGCGCGAGGACGGCGTGCTGCGCGTCGCCCACGGGCGGGTCTGGCTCACGTTCGACGGCCCGCACGCCGGGCCCGCCAACGATTTCGGCGACCGCGTGCTGGGCGCCGGCGACTCCGTGCGGGTGGCGGCCGGCCGCCGGCTGGTGCTGGAGTCGTGCGACGCCGCGCGGCCGGTGTATTTCAGCTGGGACTTCGAGACCGCCCCGCAGCCGGCAGCGGCGCGGGCGGTGGAGCAGTCCTGGAGCGACCTGCGCCTGGCCCTGGCGCTGGGGCTGCGGTCGGCCGGCCGGCTGGCGCGCGCCCTGGTGGCGCTCGGGGCCGGCACGCTGCTGCCGCGGCCGGTGCCCGTGCCGGCCCGCTGA
- a CDS encoding cyclic nucleotide-binding domain-containing protein, with translation MTSGSELIQGAGSQLAGFVASMLASPAHMVAGLAAALGVGLVVAGALTRTMLPLRWLAVGSNVGLLTYAVLQPSPITMIVSLSLLPINLFRAIEVTRLTRRVARAGVQADMAALWLRPHMKRRRLKAGRTLFTKGDPADRLYLLAEGELELADIGVPLLPGRIFGEVALFSPDHNRTHTVRCVTDCLILEIHESTVRQLFFQQPAFAFHLVQLLAQRLGEDVQRAQNSSKLER, from the coding sequence GTGACCAGCGGCAGCGAACTGATCCAGGGCGCCGGGTCGCAGCTGGCCGGCTTCGTCGCCAGCATGCTGGCCTCGCCGGCGCACATGGTGGCCGGCCTGGCAGCGGCGCTGGGCGTCGGGCTGGTGGTGGCCGGCGCGCTCACGCGCACGATGCTGCCGCTGCGCTGGCTGGCCGTCGGCAGCAACGTCGGACTGCTGACCTACGCCGTGCTGCAGCCGTCACCGATCACGATGATCGTCTCGTTGTCGCTGCTGCCGATCAACCTGTTCCGGGCCATCGAGGTGACGCGGCTCACGCGCCGCGTGGCCCGCGCCGGTGTCCAGGCCGACATGGCGGCGCTCTGGCTGCGCCCGCACATGAAGCGGCGCCGGCTCAAGGCCGGGCGGACCCTGTTCACGAAAGGCGATCCGGCGGATCGGCTGTACCTGCTGGCCGAAGGCGAACTGGAGCTTGCCGACATCGGCGTGCCGCTGCTTCCGGGCCGCATCTTCGGCGAGGTCGCGCTGTTCTCGCCCGACCACAACCGCACGCACACGGTCCGCTGCGTCACCGACTGCCTCATCCTCGAGATCCACGAGAGCACCGTGCGCCAGCTGTTCTTCCAGCAGCCCGCCTTCGCGTTCCACCTGGTGCAGCTGCTGGCGCAGCGGCTGGGCGAAGACGTCCAGCGCGCGCAGAACAGCTCGAAGCTCGAGCGCTGA
- a CDS encoding 5-formyltetrahydrofolate cyclo-ligase, which yields MDKPEDKNALRKRLVEERLALPDRQRRSDLLQRVMRIWLVGRPDAAIGAYWPIKGEFDPLPALHRWKEDGELQGEPQLRRIGLPVVDKLHKTLKFHAWFPGCPMEEDAYGIPKPKDTEVIVPTLLFVPCVGYGAGGYRLGYGGGFYDRTLSKLEPRPFTVGLGFTTGFLDDFEAEPHDVPLDAILNDNGVVWPIG from the coding sequence ATGGACAAGCCGGAGGACAAGAACGCCCTGCGCAAGCGCCTGGTCGAGGAGCGGCTGGCGCTGCCGGACCGCCAGCGGCGGTCCGACCTGCTGCAGCGCGTGATGCGCATCTGGCTGGTGGGCCGCCCCGATGCCGCCATTGGGGCGTACTGGCCGATCAAGGGCGAATTCGACCCCCTGCCGGCGCTGCACCGCTGGAAGGAAGACGGCGAATTGCAGGGCGAACCGCAGTTGCGCCGGATCGGCTTGCCTGTGGTGGACAAGCTGCACAAGACGCTCAAATTCCACGCCTGGTTCCCGGGCTGCCCGATGGAGGAGGACGCCTACGGCATCCCCAAGCCCAAGGACACCGAGGTCATCGTGCCCACCCTGCTGTTCGTGCCCTGCGTCGGCTACGGCGCCGGCGGCTACCGGCTGGGCTACGGCGGCGGCTTCTACGACCGCACGCTGTCCAAGCTGGAGCCGCGCCCGTTCACGGTCGGCCTGGGCTTCACCACCGGTTTCCTCGACGATTTCGAGGCCGAGCCGCACGACGTGCCGCTGGACGCCATCCTCAACGACAACGGCGTGGTCTGGCCGATCGGTTGA
- a CDS encoding peroxiredoxin family protein, with the protein MSTATLTHPVLPGQAAPGFALPAVAGAGTVSLDDYRGRSSLFLALMIGLWCPFCRRQLVQLGSFENKLKELGVETLAVVATAPENARLYFKFRPTRLRLASDPGLTTHRAYGVPKPEPTPALLDALATTRVNPTGELPEPLPVPEAAKVLGELDGYVNTAADQADIDQQWPQLKALYLIDREGIVRWAHIECADEGVAGIGKLPSEEVILDAARACAAA; encoded by the coding sequence ATGTCGACCGCCACCCTCACCCATCCGGTCTTGCCGGGCCAAGCGGCGCCCGGCTTCGCGCTCCCGGCGGTGGCCGGGGCCGGAACCGTCTCGCTGGACGACTACCGCGGCCGCAGCTCGCTGTTCCTGGCGCTGATGATCGGCCTGTGGTGCCCGTTCTGCCGCCGCCAGCTCGTGCAGCTCGGCAGTTTCGAGAACAAGCTGAAGGAGCTCGGCGTCGAGACCCTGGCGGTCGTGGCCACCGCGCCGGAGAACGCGCGCCTGTACTTCAAGTTCCGGCCGACGCGCCTGCGCCTGGCGTCCGACCCTGGACTGACGACGCACCGCGCCTATGGCGTGCCCAAGCCCGAGCCGACGCCGGCCCTGCTGGACGCGCTGGCGACGACCCGCGTCAACCCGACCGGCGAGCTGCCCGAACCCTTGCCGGTGCCCGAGGCTGCCAAGGTGCTGGGGGAGCTCGACGGCTACGTCAACACCGCGGCCGACCAGGCCGACATCGACCAGCAGTGGCCGCAGCTCAAGGCGCTGTACCTGATCGATCGGGAAGGCATCGTGCGCTGGGCCCACATCGAGTGCGCCGATGAAGGGGTGGCCGGGATCGGCAAGCTTCCCTCCGAAGAGGTGATCCTCGACGCGGCGCGCGCCTGCGCGGCCGCCTGA
- a CDS encoding lytic transglycosylase domain-containing protein, which yields MKFRTILALIAVGFAATVAQAQNRGDDTLLEMAQAFRQGNKARLSQLLPLARGHVLEPWAAYWELRARLDTASTQEVQDFLGRYAGTYQEDRLRNDWLLLLGQRRDWTTFADEHPRFRMNDDGQVRCYAALVRHLVEGPAAPPTLADEVRRIWFAQRGDDDACTLAASRFLTETSGRNRMSTADAWRKARLAMEANRPKMVAAAVELASAEAMPLLAELNASPARFLTSRATASSRVRRELIGLALIRMATTDPDNAAALLESKWGPQLKLEERNWIWGVLGRQAAQKLDDDALALYAKVTRDSDLTDDMLAWKARAALRAGRTPQWPTLTAAIDAMSDEARRDPAWQYWKARALLAGGHEAQRAEAQKLLEALASPTRGFYEMLALEELGQRVTPPARPAPPTAEEKEAARQDPSLARGLYAIALGLRGEGVREWNYGTNLARPGGMADRELLAAAQVACEREVWDRCINTSERTKGEVDIEQRFPLPFREQVVRRSLDINLDPAFVYGLIRQESRFVMDARSSVGASGLMQVMPATARWTARKLGLNGFRVEQLADRDTNIAIGTGYLKLVLDDFSNSMALAAAAYNAGPGRPRNWRNGPVMEAAAWAENVPFGETRDYVKKVLANTTLYAAVLTGQPQSLKARLGMVGPRDMALPEPNRDLP from the coding sequence ATGAAGTTTCGAACGATTCTGGCACTGATCGCCGTGGGGTTTGCCGCAACCGTGGCGCAGGCTCAGAACCGGGGCGACGACACCCTCCTCGAGATGGCCCAGGCGTTCCGCCAGGGCAACAAGGCACGGCTGAGCCAGCTGCTGCCGCTGGCGCGCGGCCACGTGCTGGAACCCTGGGCCGCCTACTGGGAACTGCGCGCCCGCCTCGACACCGCCAGCACCCAGGAAGTGCAGGATTTCCTCGGCCGCTACGCCGGGACCTACCAGGAAGACCGGCTGCGCAACGACTGGCTGCTGCTGCTGGGCCAGCGGCGCGACTGGACCACCTTCGCCGACGAGCACCCGCGCTTTCGCATGAACGATGACGGCCAGGTGCGCTGCTATGCCGCACTGGTGCGCCACCTGGTCGAGGGGCCGGCGGCGCCGCCGACCCTGGCCGACGAGGTGCGCCGGATCTGGTTCGCCCAGCGCGGCGACGACGACGCCTGCACCCTGGCCGCCAGCCGCTTCCTCACCGAGACCAGCGGCCGCAACCGGATGAGCACCGCCGACGCCTGGCGCAAGGCCCGGCTGGCGATGGAGGCCAACCGGCCGAAGATGGTGGCCGCGGCGGTCGAGCTGGCCTCGGCCGAGGCCATGCCGCTGCTGGCCGAGCTGAACGCCAGCCCGGCCCGCTTCCTCACCAGCCGCGCGACCGCCAGCTCGCGGGTGCGGCGCGAGCTGATCGGCCTGGCGCTCATCCGGATGGCCACCACCGACCCCGACAACGCGGCCGCGCTGCTCGAGTCCAAGTGGGGCCCGCAGCTCAAGCTCGAGGAACGCAACTGGATCTGGGGCGTGCTCGGCCGCCAGGCGGCGCAGAAGCTGGACGACGACGCGCTGGCGCTCTACGCCAAGGTCACCCGCGACAGCGACCTGACCGACGACATGCTGGCCTGGAAGGCGCGCGCCGCCCTGCGCGCGGGCCGCACGCCGCAGTGGCCCACGCTGACCGCCGCCATCGACGCCATGAGCGACGAGGCACGCCGCGACCCGGCCTGGCAGTACTGGAAGGCGCGCGCCCTGCTGGCCGGCGGCCACGAGGCCCAGCGGGCCGAGGCGCAGAAGCTGCTGGAGGCGCTGGCCTCGCCCACGCGCGGCTTCTACGAGATGCTGGCACTGGAGGAACTGGGGCAGCGGGTGACGCCGCCGGCGCGCCCGGCACCGCCCACGGCCGAGGAGAAGGAGGCCGCCCGCCAGGACCCCAGCCTGGCCCGCGGCCTGTACGCCATCGCGCTCGGCCTGCGCGGCGAGGGCGTGCGCGAATGGAACTACGGCACCAACCTGGCCCGGCCCGGCGGCATGGCCGACCGCGAGCTGCTGGCCGCCGCCCAGGTCGCCTGCGAGCGCGAAGTCTGGGACCGCTGCATCAACACCAGCGAGCGCACCAAGGGCGAGGTCGACATCGAGCAGCGCTTCCCGCTGCCCTTCCGTGAGCAGGTGGTGCGCCGCAGCCTCGACATCAACCTCGACCCGGCCTTCGTCTACGGCCTGATCCGCCAGGAGAGCCGCTTCGTGATGGACGCCCGCTCCAGTGTCGGTGCCTCGGGGCTGATGCAGGTCATGCCGGCCACGGCCCGGTGGACGGCGCGCAAGCTCGGGCTGAACGGCTTCCGGGTCGAACAGCTGGCCGACCGCGACACCAACATCGCGATCGGCACCGGCTACCTGAAGCTGGTGCTCGACGACTTCAGCAACTCGATGGCGCTGGCCGCCGCCGCCTACAACGCCGGCCCGGGCCGGCCGCGCAACTGGCGCAACGGCCCGGTGATGGAGGCCGCCGCCTGGGCCGAGAACGTGCCCTTCGGCGAGACCCGCGACTACGTCAAGAAGGTGCTGGCCAACACCACCCTGTACGCCGCCGTGCTCACCGGCCAGCCGCAGTCGCTCAAGGCCCGGCTGGGAATGGTGGGCCCGCGCGACATGGCGCTGCCCGAACCCAACCGGGACCTGCCCTGA
- a CDS encoding gluconokinase, with protein sequence MNAAAGPRVVVMGVSGCGKSAVGARLAQALGVPLVEGDGFHPPANIDKMSRGLPLDDADRAGWLQVLGDQLAGHAGGAVLTCSALKVAYRDRLRAAAPGLQFVHLALTPAQAQARVAGRADHFYPPSLVDSQFAALEDPAGEPGVVTVDAALPMDAVVAAALAGLQQRPAGN encoded by the coding sequence ATGAACGCCGCTGCCGGCCCGCGGGTGGTGGTCATGGGCGTGTCGGGCTGCGGCAAGTCCGCGGTCGGCGCCCGGCTGGCGCAGGCCCTGGGGGTGCCGCTGGTCGAGGGCGACGGCTTCCACCCGCCGGCCAACATCGACAAGATGTCGCGCGGCCTGCCGCTGGACGACGCCGACCGGGCCGGCTGGCTGCAGGTGCTGGGCGACCAGCTGGCGGGCCATGCCGGCGGCGCGGTGCTCACCTGCTCGGCGCTGAAGGTGGCCTACCGCGACCGGCTGCGGGCCGCGGCGCCCGGCCTGCAATTCGTCCACCTGGCGCTCACGCCGGCGCAGGCGCAGGCGCGGGTCGCCGGCCGCGCGGACCACTTCTATCCGCCCAGCCTGGTGGACAGCCAGTTCGCCGCGCTGGAGGATCCGGCCGGCGAGCCGGGCGTGGTCACCGTCGATGCGGCGCTCCCGATGGACGCCGTGGTGGCGGCGGCCCTGGCCGGCCTGCAGCAGCGCCCGGCCGGCAACTGA
- a CDS encoding MgtC/SapB family protein: MDVVLATVASEFSDIRDLESFVRALVRLLLAALLGGLLGLERELTGKPAGLRTHMLVALGSAMFMLAARRAGLDEEGVSRVIQGLLAGVGFLCAGSILKADDQEHVYGLTTAAGLWMTAAIGLAAGLGLDALAVLSTLLTLGILLLEIPLRNVIQNQRRRRRAAVDDGGPGAS, translated from the coding sequence ATGGACGTGGTGCTGGCCACGGTCGCCAGCGAGTTCTCCGACATCCGGGACCTGGAGTCCTTCGTCCGCGCCCTGGTGCGGTTGCTGCTCGCCGCCCTGCTGGGCGGCCTGCTCGGCCTGGAACGCGAGCTGACCGGCAAGCCGGCCGGCCTGCGCACCCACATGCTGGTGGCGCTGGGCTCGGCCATGTTCATGCTGGCGGCGCGTCGTGCCGGGCTCGACGAGGAAGGCGTGTCGCGCGTCATCCAGGGACTGCTGGCCGGCGTCGGCTTCCTGTGCGCCGGCTCCATCCTGAAGGCCGACGACCAGGAGCATGTCTACGGGCTCACCACGGCCGCCGGCCTGTGGATGACGGCCGCCATCGGCCTGGCCGCCGGCCTGGGCCTGGACGCACTGGCGGTGCTGAGCACGCTGCTGACACTGGGCATCCTGCTCCTGGAGATCCCGCTGCGCAACGTCATCCAGAACCAGCGCCGCCGGCGCCGGGCGGCGGTCGACGACGGCGGCCCCGGCGCGAGCTGA